The sequence AGGAATGTGGCTAAGGCACTTAATAAATCGGTTTCAGATATTACTGTGACTATGCTTGACAGGCCGAGGCATGAAAAACTCGTAAAGGATATCAGAGAAGCCGGAGCAAGAATTAAATTATTCAGAGACGGAGACGTAGCTGCGGCTATTGCTACGGGATTTGAACATTCGGGAGTGGATATTCTTATGGGCATAGGAGGTGCGCCTGAAGGAGTAATCGCGGCTGCAGCCCTTAAATGTATGGGAGGAGAATTTCAGGGGAAACTTCACCCCATGGATGATATTCAAAAAGAAAGATGTATAAAAATGGGAGCTAATGTTAATACTGTATTAACCATGGAAGATTTGGCCAAGGGGAACGAAATAGTATTTGCTGCTACCGGAATTTCTGATGGAGAATTGTTAAAAGGTGTGTTATACTATGGAAATGACATGGCAAAAACTCATTCAATGGTTATGAGAGCGGAAACGGGGACTATTAGATTTATTGAAGCAATACATAGATTAGATAAGAAACCGGAATATGCAAAATAAAATCCCGGGCTTTCCGGGATTCCCTTTCTTTTTTCTTTCCTTCTTATATGCTTTCCACCATATAGATATACAATAAATACATAAAACACATAAAAAATATTGGAGGTGTCAGTTAGTTTGACCCAAGTAGATTTAAAAGGAAAAAAAATATTAGAATTAAGAGAAATAGCTAAAAATATAGGGATTAAAAGTCCTTATAAATATAAAAAAGAGGAGCTTGAAAATTTGATTATACAAAACACAGCTTCCGATAAAATCGATGAAGACAAAAAAAACGACAACATTGAAGATAAAGAAGAAGCTGATATTAAAAAGATAAATAAGGAAGATTTTCCTGAAAAAATAACGGAAGAAATAGAAAAGATGAATGATGTAAATTTAAGTGAGGGGATATTGGAAGTCCATGTTGACGGATATGGATTTTTAAGAAGTGATAATTACCTTTCGGGAGATAATGATATATACGTATCTCCATCTCAAATAAGAAGATTCAAACTCAAAACCGGTGATAAAATATTAGGAATTACAAGGCCCGCAAAGTCCGGAGAAAAGTATAAAGCTCTTCTTTATGTTAAATCTGTAAATGGTTTAAATCCGGAAAAATCAGTTTCCAGACCGGATTTTGATTCATTAACTCCTGTATATCCTACCGAAAGAATTGTTCTTGAAACAGCTTCAAATGAGCTTTCCATGAGAATGATCGATTTATTGGCGCCTATAGGAAAGGGGCAGAGAGGAATGATAGTATCTCCTCCTAAGGCAGGAAAGACCACTCTTCTTAAAAAAATTGCCAATGCAATTTCTATTAACCATCCTGAGATTGAAATAATAGTTCTTTTAATTGATGAAAGACCGGAGGAAGTAACCGATATGAAAAGATCCGTAAACGGAGATGTAGTATATTCCACCTTTGATGAACTTCCTAGACATCATGCCAAAGTAGCAGAAATAGTCCTTGAAAGAGCAAAAAGATTAGTGGAACATGGAAAAGACGTCGTTATTCTCTTGGACAGCATTACAAGGCTTGCCAGGGCTTATAACCTCACTATTCCCGCAACAGGAAGAACTTTATCCGGAGGATTAGATCCGGGAGCCCTTTATATTCCAAAAAGATTTTTTGGTGCAGCAAGAAAATTAGAAGAAGGGGGAAGTTTAACTATTCTTGCCACTGCTCTTGTGGAAACAGGAAGCAGAATGGACGATGTAATATTTGAAGAATTTAAAGGTACAGGAAATATGGAAATACATTTGGACAGGAAACTTTCGGAAAAAAGAATATTTCCGGCAATAGATATAAACAAGTCAGGGACAAGAAGAGAGGAACTTCTTTTAAGTCAGAAAGAATTGGAGACCATATGGGGTATAAGAAAAGCATTAAGCAATTCTCCCATTCAGGATGTAACTGAAACTTTAATTAAAGATTTAATACAGACTAAATCCAATGAAGATTTTATAGATGTTATAAGAAATAAAATGCGGATTTAACGCAAGAGAACACAAGGGGACGGTTCTTCTGTGCTGCTTGGCGAACTTATTTTAAACTTATCTTATGCCAATAGAAAAGTCCTAATTTCCTTGATTTATTAATGTTTCGACGGAAATCTTATATTATTATTTCTTTTAATTAAACTGCAGGATGAAAAAAGGTTATTTTATGCAGTTAACTTCCTGTTATTAAAATTTTAAAATATGTATCTAGTTGAAAATTTTAAAAGTATATGCTATAATGAATAAAGCTGAAAATTATAGTATGAATTTGTGCATAGAGAGGTGAAGGGAATGAAGAAGGACATTCAACCTAAATATTATGAAGCAACAGTAACTTGTGCTTGCGGAAATACGTTCAAAACAGGATCGACAAAAAAGGAATTAAGAGTAGAAGTTTGTTCGGAATGTCATCCGTTTTTTACAGGCCGTCAAAAATTTGCGGAACGTGGTGGCCGTGTAGAGAAATTCAAGAAAAAATATGGCTTGAAATAAAATTTGAAAGAAAGTTAGAGATTATACTCTAACTTTTTTTATTTTTTGTTTATTGCGGAAACTATAGTTTCATGGACGTTGCATATAAACAACCGTATGTGCTATAATTTCTATATAGTATCTATGCTAATAATATGGGAGTTGATTTTTTGAAAATAAAAGATGTAAACAGAATTCCAAAACATATGACTACTATTGGTGGGCAAGCTCTTATTGAAGGAGTCTTGATGAAAGGACCTGAAGAAATTTCTATTGCTGTAAGAAAACCTGATAAAGAAATAGTTGTGAAAAAGGAGAAACTGAATCCTCTTGGAAAGAGATATAAATTTTTTTCTCTTCCTGTTGTAAGGGGTGTAGTCGGTCTTATTGAAGCAATGATATTTGGCACGAGGGCTTTAATGTATTCGGCAGAATTTGTGGAGGAGGAAGATAAAAAGCAAAAAGATAAATCGAATAATATGGAATTGTTTTTTACAATGCTTCTTTCTTTTGCAATAGTGATATTCTTCTTTATATTGGGACCTACTTATTTGACAAACCTCTTTAAGGATAAAATCCAAAGTCCTATAGTCATGAATCTTATAGAGGGCATTATAAGAATAACCATTTTTCTTATTTATGTGCTGGCGATTTCTAAGATGAATGATGTGGAAAGGGTATTTCAATACCATGGCGCAGAACATAAAACCATTCACTGTTATGAAAATGAGGATGATTTGACTGTTGAAAATGTCAAAAAATATCCTATTTTGCATCCGAGATGTGGAACCAGTTTTTTATTTATGGTTATGATAATAAGTATTATTGTTCTTTCTTTCTTTGGGTGGCCCAATCCTTTAGAAAGATTTCTGGTACGGCTTTTAATGTTTCCCGTAATTGCAGGGTTATCCTATGAAGTAAACCGTATTATAGGAAAAAGTAACGGAAAATTAGCATATATTTTGTCATATCCAGGATTGATGCTTCAGAAGATAGCAACTACCAAAGAACCTGATGAGGAGGAAATAGAAGTAGCGATAAGGGCGTTAAAAGGTGTGCTAGTAGATAACAAGGAGGAAGATCTTTGGAAATAAAGGATCTTATAAGAATGGGAATAAAAAAACTGGATCGGAGAAAATATTCCAATCCTCCTCTTGAGTGTGTACTTCTTCTGGCATATCTTTTAGATGTGGATAAAACATATATATATATTCACAATAATGAAGAAGTACCTTCTTCTGTTGAGGACAAATACTTTAGTTTAATCGATGAAAGAAGAAAAGGGTATCCCATTCAATATATATTGAAGGAAAAAGAGTTTATGGGGATCAGCTTTTATATAGAAGAAGGCGTTCTTATTCCAAGACCTGATACGGAGGTATTAGTTCAATATGTTTTGGATTATATAGATGAAAAGTATAAAGAAGGGGATATTAAAGTAGTTGAATTGGGGACGGGTAGCGGCTGCATATCTTTAAGTATTGCTTATTACAACAAAAATGTTTTCGTCTATTCCGTTGATATAGATAAAAAGGCTAATGCTGTTGCAGAAGAAAATTCAAGGAGATTAAAACTTTCCGACAGGGTAAAAATATTAGAAGGAGATTTATTTCAAGGAATAAAAAATATGGGATTAAAAAATTCCGTTGATATAATAGTATCCAATCCTCCGTATATTCCGGAGGATGAAATATTTGGACTTCAAGATGAAATAAAAAAATATGAACCTTTATGGGCATTAGATGGAGGAGAAGATGGACTGAATTATTATAGAAGAATAATACCTCAAAGTAAGGAATATCTAAAAAACAGAGGTATATTAGTTTTCGAAATGGGATTTGACCAAGGCAGAAAAATAAAGGAACTTATGGAAAAAGGAAATTTTCGGAATATAAATATATTAAAAGATTTGCAAGGACTTGACAGAGTAATCACAGGAGAATTGTTCCTATGATTGAATAGTTTTGGAGGTGTAGTAATGTTAGAAAAGTTAGCGAGTTTGGAAGAAAAATATAAAGGCTTATCGGAAAAGATAGTGGATCCTAAGATTATTGAAAATATAAATGAATGGCAGAAATTAGTTAAAGAGCATGCGGAGATTGAACCTGTTGTTGAAAAATATCAGCAGTATATGGATGTGGATAAGCAATTAGAAGAGAATAAAGAGATGTTGAAAGAAAAGTTAGAAGAAGATATGAAGGAATTAGTGAAAGAAGACATTGAAAAATTGGAAAGTCAAAAGAAGGAATTGGAAGAGGAATTAAAAACTCTTTTAATTCCAAAGGATCCCAATGCTCATAAAAATGTTATCGTGGAAATCAGGGCAGGAGCAGGAGGAGATGAAGCAGGACTTTTTGCAGGGGATCTTTTCAGAATGTATTGCAGATATGCCGAAAGAAAACGATGGAAGATTGAAATAATGAATTCTAACCAACAAGGAATAGGAGGATTCAAAGAAATTATATTTTCAATAAAGGGAAAGGGCGCTTACAGCAGATTGAAGTTTGAAAGCGGTGTTCATAGGGTTCAGAGAGTGCCGGAAACAGAAGCTAACGGGAGAATTCATACTTCTACTGCAACCGTAGCGGTTCTTCCGGAAGCAGAGGATATCGATGTCGAAATCAATCCAATAGATATAAGAGTAGATGTATTTCGTTCTTCGGGAAATGGCGGCCAAAGTGTGAATACTACCGATTCTGCCGTAAGAATTACTCATATTCCTACAGGAATGGTGGTATCCTGTCAGGATGAAAAATCTCAGTTAAAGAATAGAGATAGAGCAATGAAGATACTTAAAGCGAGACTTTATGATAAATGTCTTAGGGAACAAAATGAGGAGATTGCTCAAACAAGAAAAAGTCAAGTTGGTTCCGGTGACAGAAGCGAAAGAATCAGAACTTACAACTTTCCTCAAGGAAGAGTTACAGACCATAGAATCAACATGACCATATATCAATTGGAATCTTTTTTAGACGGGGATATTGACGAGATGATAGATGCTTTAATTACAAGTGACCAGGCAGAAAAGCTGAATAATTTGGATTAAGGCAGCATCATGCCCAATAAGAAACCAACGATGATACCCATAGTTGAAACCCTTCCTCCGTGTAGGGTTTTTCCTTGGGGTATGAATTCATCACAAACAATATAGAGCATGGCTCCTCCGGCAAAGGCAAGACATAGGGCGATAAACGAGTCAGATATAGTTCCGAAACATACTCCTAAGAAAGCGCCTATTCCTGTAGGAAAACCGGCAAGTATTGTTGATAGAATAATTTTTTTATTGGAGGATTTGTTTATCTTAAGAGGTGTAGAAATAGCTATTCCCCCAGGGATATTATGTAAAAATATTGCAGTAGACAGATAAATTCCAAGCTCTTTGCTTGACATGAAACTTGAACCTATTGCAAGACCTTCCGGGATATTATGAACTGCCATGCTTATTCCTATTATAATACTTGATTTTATATAAGGATTATTTATATTGTGAGGAAGAAGATTTTCTATAAGTATTATAAAAATTACCCCCAACCCAACTCCTATTATTTCTATCCAGGTACCTCCAATAAGATATGATTTAGGAAGAATTTGAAAAGCAATTAGGCTCAGCATAATTCCTCCTGTAAACCCTAAAAGAAAAGATAAGACACCTTTATTGTTTTTGATAAAAAGAGAAAGAACTCCTCCAAGACCGGTTCCTACTATTCCTACAAAAAATCCTAATAAAGTAATGAGATATAAATTTTCCATAAGAACCTCCTAACATTTTTATAACCCATAGGAAAGTTATAGTATATATTAATAAAATTTGACCTTAAGTGGGTTTCTTTTATAAAAGCCTTTTTTCTATATAATACATATTCTTGAATTCTTCTATAAATACCAAATTTATAAAAAAGGCTCTTATTGAAATTGATAAATTAATGAAGCCTTTTTTGAAACCCACTTAACGGAAAATATAGATTAAGGAGAACATAATTTTCCTATGGGTTATAAAAAAGGCTCTTATTGAAATTGATAAATTAATGAAGCCTTTTTTGAAACCCACTTAACGGAAAATATAGATTAAGGAGAACATAATTTTCCTATGGGTTATAAAAAAGGCTCTTATTGAAATTGATAAATTAATGAAGCCTTTTTTGAAACCCACTTAACGGAAAATATAGATTAAGGAGAACATAATTTTCCTATGGGTTATAAAAAAGGCTCTTATTGAAATTGATAAATTAATGAAGCCTTTTTTGAAACCCACTTAACGGAAAATATAGATTAAGGAGAACATAATTTTCCTATAGGCTATAAAAAGCGGTAATTGGCGATAATATAAATTAAATATTACTTGTTTGATAATAGTAATTATAGATTTTTGTTGTGAATTAATTATGTCTTTTGAATTTGAGATGAAAATTATATGAATTTACGATATAATAAGTTATTAGAAAGGTATAATAAAAGGAAGGTTACAGATATGATCGAAACGGAAATAGTTAAAGTTGATAAATTAAACCCGGATAGAAATATAATTGAAAGGGCCGGAAGAATAATCAGAAAGGGAGGTTTAGTAGCTTTTCCTACGGAAACTGTATATGGCCTTGGAGGAAATGGACTTGATGACAGTGCTGCTGACAAAATTTTTGCGGCTAAAGGACGTCCCCAAGATAATCCGCTAATACTTCATATTTCTTCCATGGAGGAGTTGTTTCCCTTGATAGAATTTGTTCCTCCGAATGCTGAAAAGCTGATGAAAAAATTTTGGCCGGGTCCTCTCACTCTTATATTTAAAAGGAGTAAAAAAATTTCAGATAAGATAACCGGAGGCTTATCTACTGTTGCCATTAGAATGCCAAACCACCCTGTGGCATCTATGCTTATAAAGGAATCGGCAGTTCCCATAGCAGCTCCCAGTGCTAATACTTCAGGAAGACCAAGCCCTACGGAAGCAAAACATGTAATAGAGGATCTCTCTGGGAAAATAGACATGATTATAGATGGAGGGAGTACTGAAATAGGAGTTGAGTCTACAGTATTGGACATTTCCGGGGAAATACCGACAATTTTAAGACCCGGAGGAATTACATGGGAGGATTTAATGACCATTTTTCCAAGGGTAGATTATGATCAAAGCATAATAAGGGATAATGAGAATATAGTGCCTAAATCACCGGGACAAAAATATAAACATTATGCACCAAAAGCGGAAATGATAGTTTTCACCGGAAGAACTGAAGATATAGTTTCTAAAATTAACGAGTATAAAAATATGTATATTGATCAAGGGAAAAATGTAGGCATCATGGCAACATCGGAAACAGAAGAAAAATATTCAGGAAAAGTTATAACAGTCGGAAGCAGAAATAAAAAATCAACTATTGCTAAAAATTTGTTTAAAGCGTTAAGGGACTTTGATAATATCAAAGTGGATATAATATTAGCGGAAGGTGTAGATACGGAAGGGATAGGAAGGGCTATAATGAACAGAATGAAAAAAGCCTGCGGCGGAAGAATAGAAAGGGTATAGAAGGTGATTTTGTTGAAGAATATATTATTCGTATGTACTGGAAACACATGCAGAAGTCCTATGGCAGACGGTTTATTTGAAAATATGATAGAAAATAATAAAGACAATTATTCTAATATATCTCATACTTCGGCAGGAATATATGTATTTGGAGGAGAAAGGCCAACGGATGAGGCAATAAAGGTTATGGCAGAAGAAGGAATAGATATTTCTCAATATAGATCAAAAGGATTGACAGAAAAGATGGTGGAAGATGCAGATGTAGTCTTTGTGATGACAAAAAATCATAAGAATTATATGAGAAATTCTTATCCGAGTGCATCAGAGAAAATTTTTACTCTAAAAGAATATGCTTATGGCAAGGAAGATGATATTATAGATCCCTTTGGAGAAGGAATGGAGGTTTACAGAAAGGTTAAAGAAGATATAAAAGATGCATTAGAAGAAATTCTACAAAAAATGAGAGGATAAAAGGAAAGGAGAATTTATCGTGAAAATCGGAATAGGAAGCGATCATGGAGGGTTTGAATTAAAGGAATATTTAAAGGAATATTTAAAAAAACAAAATATAGAGTATATTGATTATGGGACAAATTCTTTAGAATCTGTGGATTATCCGGATTTTGCTCTCAAAGTTGCCGAGGGAGTGGTAAACGGAGAATGCAACAAAGGCATAGTCGTCTGTGGTACAGGCATAGGAGTATCAATTTCATGTAATAAAGTTCGTGGAATCAGATGTGCCCTTCTCAGTGACACTTATTCTGCGAGGATGAGTGCGGAACATAATAATGCTAATGTAATAGCTTTGGGCGGCAGGGTCATAGGTAAGGATTTAGCTGTTGAAATAGTTTCCGCATGGTTGAAATCAGAATTTTTAGGAGGAAGACACGAAAGAAGAATAAATAAAATTTCTGATATTGAGGCCAAGTATATGTTATAATGTATAAGAATAAAAATTAAATATGGAAGGAGTTTTAATATGGGGAAAGTAGTAGTTTTGGATCATCCGTTGATTAAGCACAAGTTAACTTTTATAAGGGATAAAAATACTGGGGCTAAGGAGTTTAGAGAATTAGTAAAAGAAATTTCTATGCTTATGGCTTATGAAGTTACCAGAGATTTTACCCTTGAAGAAATAGAAATAGAAACACCCATATGCAAAACTAAATCTCAAATTATTTCAGGGAAAAAATTAGGATTGGTACCTGTTCTCAGAGCAGGATTGGGAATGGTTGACGGTATGCTTAACATTCTTCCTGCGGCAAAAGTTGGACATATTGGATTGTACAGAGATCCTAAAACATTTAAGCCTGTGGAGTATTTTTGTAAACTTCCTCAAGATATCGGCGAAAGAGATTTGATAGTATTGGACCCAATGTTGGCGACAGGAGGAAGTGCAACGGCAGCAATAGGATTTTTAAAGAAAAGGGGTGCCCAAAATATAAAGCTCGTAAATATTATAGCGGCACCTGAAGGAATAGAGAAAGTAAAAAGTACTTATCCGGATGTGGATATATATGTAGCAAGTATAGACGAAAAGTTAAATGAACATGCATATATAGTTCCCGGACTGGGAGACGCAGGAGATAGGTTATTCGGAACTAAATAGAAATAGAATTTTATAACAAAGGCTTCCTTAATATAAAAAATTAATATTAAGGAAGCCTTTGTTGAAACCCATTTACCTGATTTTCCCATAGGATATAAGAATATTGACTTTATTTGAAATTTAGTGTAAACTTATTTTAATAAAATATTTTAAATTTGATGAATAGAAATAGTAAACGATAATTTCTGAATTATAGCGAGTCGGAGTCGGTGTAAGTCCGATATTTAGAGTTTTGTTGAATGGGTCTAGGAATTATGGGGCGAAGTATAGTAGCCTTAATCGGGGATTTCCCGTTATAGAAATAGGATATCGAGTATTATAACTCCGTATCTGTTAGAGTGAGATGAATATTATTCATCTAATGTGGGTGGTATCACGGAAATTAACCTTTCGTCCCTTTGTTATGGGGATGAAGGGTTTTTTTATTTTAATTGGGAGGTGACAAGTATGTTGTGAACAGAAGATGAAATACACTGGCAAAATAAAAAAATAAAAACTAAGGAGAGAATTGATTATGAATTTAAGAAAAAACATTTTAACAGCATTGCTTGTTGCCATTGGTTATGTCCTCCATCAGATTGTCCCGGGTACTATTGGAGGAATGAAGATGGATATGATGCTTGCAGTATTATTTGTGTCTTTGCTCATAAACCCGAAATTTAAAAATGCGATTTTGACAGGTATATTGGGAGGAATTGTTACGGCTATGACTACAACTTTTCCGGGAGGACAGATACCCAGTATTATTGAGAAGATAATTACTTGTATTGCAGTTTATTTAATGATTAAAGGAACGGAGAAAGTTTCTCACAAAAATATTAGAGCAGGGGTTATTGCTTTTGTGGGAACTATAATCAGCGGAACTATTTTTTTAGGCTCGGCTTCCTTTATGGCAGGACTTCCGGCCCCATTTGTATTACTGTTTACAAGTATTGTAATTCCTACATCCATAACGAATATCTTTGTAACGCTGATAATATATAAAGTAGTTAAAATTGCAATAAAAGCTACGAGATTTAATGCGGCTGACTGAATAAAAGAGAATTAGGTTAAAGCATTATCGGAATTTGCTGAAAGCTGGTAATAACGATAATGCTTTAATTATTGTATTCATTGACTTATTGTAAAAACTAATATAAAATCGAATAAGAAATAAAAAATTAAGGAGAGAAAAATAATGGAGAAATATATAATATCTTTTTTTGTCGCAGCGGTTATTTCAATGTTTATGACGCCTATATCGAAGAAAATAGCCATAAAAGTCGGTGCTATAGATATTCCTAAAGATGAAAGAAGAATACATAAAAAGCCTATTCCTCTTTTGGGAGGGTTGGCTATTTATACAGCAACCATGATTTCAATTTTAATTTTTTTGCCTATGAATAAAAGCCTCTTATCAATAATTATAGGAGGAACTATAATATTTATTTCGGGGATTATTGATGATAAAAAGAATTTAAGCGCTAAGACAAAATTGATTTTTCAACTGCTGGCAGCAGTAGTTTTAATATTGGGAGACGTAAAAATTGATTTTATTACAAATCCTTTTTCAAGGACCAGTACTCTTCTTTATTTAAAGGGGTTTTCCATACCTCTGACAATATTTTGGGTAGTAGGAATTACTAATACGTTAAATCTTATAGACGGATTGGATGGGCTGGCTGCCGGTGTTGCTATGA is a genomic window of Acidilutibacter cellobiosedens containing:
- the rpmE gene encoding 50S ribosomal protein L31, with protein sequence MKKDIQPKYYEATVTCACGNTFKTGSTKKELRVEVCSECHPFFTGRQKFAERGGRVEKFKKKYGLK
- a CDS encoding tryptophan transporter; this encodes MNLRKNILTALLVAIGYVLHQIVPGTIGGMKMDMMLAVLFVSLLINPKFKNAILTGILGGIVTAMTTTFPGGQIPSIIEKIITCIAVYLMIKGTEKVSHKNIRAGVIAFVGTIISGTIFLGSASFMAGLPAPFVLLFTSIVIPTSITNIFVTLIIYKVVKIAIKATRFNAAD
- the prfA gene encoding peptide chain release factor 1, whose protein sequence is MLEKLASLEEKYKGLSEKIVDPKIIENINEWQKLVKEHAEIEPVVEKYQQYMDVDKQLEENKEMLKEKLEEDMKELVKEDIEKLESQKKELEEELKTLLIPKDPNAHKNVIVEIRAGAGGDEAGLFAGDLFRMYCRYAERKRWKIEIMNSNQQGIGGFKEIIFSIKGKGAYSRLKFESGVHRVQRVPETEANGRIHTSTATVAVLPEAEDIDVEINPIDIRVDVFRSSGNGGQSVNTTDSAVRITHIPTGMVVSCQDEKSQLKNRDRAMKILKARLYDKCLREQNEEIAQTRKSQVGSGDRSERIRTYNFPQGRVTDHRINMTIYQLESFLDGDIDEMIDALITSDQAEKLNNLD
- the upp gene encoding uracil phosphoribosyltransferase yields the protein MGKVVVLDHPLIKHKLTFIRDKNTGAKEFRELVKEISMLMAYEVTRDFTLEEIEIETPICKTKSQIISGKKLGLVPVLRAGLGMVDGMLNILPAAKVGHIGLYRDPKTFKPVEYFCKLPQDIGERDLIVLDPMLATGGSATAAIGFLKKRGAQNIKLVNIIAAPEGIEKVKSTYPDVDIYVASIDEKLNEHAYIVPGLGDAGDRLFGTK
- a CDS encoding DUF1385 domain-containing protein; translation: MKIKDVNRIPKHMTTIGGQALIEGVLMKGPEEISIAVRKPDKEIVVKKEKLNPLGKRYKFFSLPVVRGVVGLIEAMIFGTRALMYSAEFVEEEDKKQKDKSNNMELFFTMLLSFAIVIFFFILGPTYLTNLFKDKIQSPIVMNLIEGIIRITIFLIYVLAISKMNDVERVFQYHGAEHKTIHCYENEDDLTVENVKKYPILHPRCGTSFLFMVMIISIIVLSFFGWPNPLERFLVRLLMFPVIAGLSYEVNRIIGKSNGKLAYILSYPGLMLQKIATTKEPDEEEIEVAIRALKGVLVDNKEEDLWK
- the glpX gene encoding class II fructose-bisphosphatase, whose protein sequence is MDRNLPLNLVRVTEAAALESARYLGRGDKNVVDQAAVNGMRNMFDTINIDGTVVIGEGELDEAPMLYIGEQIGKAKEGCPEVDIAVDPVDGTIAVSKGLSNSISVVAIAPKGCLLHAPDMYMDKIAVGPKARGVIDINAPVKENLRNVAKALNKSVSDITVTMLDRPRHEKLVKDIREAGARIKLFRDGDVAAAIATGFEHSGVDILMGIGGAPEGVIAAAALKCMGGEFQGKLHPMDDIQKERCIKMGANVNTVLTMEDLAKGNEIVFAATGISDGELLKGVLYYGNDMAKTHSMVMRAETGTIRFIEAIHRLDKKPEYAK
- a CDS encoding low molecular weight protein arginine phosphatase codes for the protein MKNILFVCTGNTCRSPMADGLFENMIENNKDNYSNISHTSAGIYVFGGERPTDEAIKVMAEEGIDISQYRSKGLTEKMVEDADVVFVMTKNHKNYMRNSYPSASEKIFTLKEYAYGKEDDIIDPFGEGMEVYRKVKEDIKDALEEILQKMRG
- a CDS encoding L-threonylcarbamoyladenylate synthase, translating into METEIVKVDKLNPDRNIIERAGRIIRKGGLVAFPTETVYGLGGNGLDDSAADKIFAAKGRPQDNPLILHISSMEELFPLIEFVPPNAEKLMKKFWPGPLTLIFKRSKKISDKITGGLSTVAIRMPNHPVASMLIKESAVPIAAPSANTSGRPSPTEAKHVIEDLSGKIDMIIDGGSTEIGVESTVLDISGEIPTILRPGGITWEDLMTIFPRVDYDQSIIRDNENIVPKSPGQKYKHYAPKAEMIVFTGRTEDIVSKINEYKNMYIDQGKNVGIMATSETEEKYSGKVITVGSRNKKSTIAKNLFKALRDFDNIKVDIILAEGVDTEGIGRAIMNRMKKACGGRIERV
- the prmC gene encoding peptide chain release factor N(5)-glutamine methyltransferase, encoding MEIKDLIRMGIKKLDRRKYSNPPLECVLLLAYLLDVDKTYIYIHNNEEVPSSVEDKYFSLIDERRKGYPIQYILKEKEFMGISFYIEEGVLIPRPDTEVLVQYVLDYIDEKYKEGDIKVVELGTGSGCISLSIAYYNKNVFVYSVDIDKKANAVAEENSRRLKLSDRVKILEGDLFQGIKNMGLKNSVDIIVSNPPYIPEDEIFGLQDEIKKYEPLWALDGGEDGLNYYRRIIPQSKEYLKNRGILVFEMGFDQGRKIKELMEKGNFRNINILKDLQGLDRVITGELFL
- a CDS encoding ZIP family metal transporter produces the protein MENLYLITLLGFFVGIVGTGLGGVLSLFIKNNKGVLSFLLGFTGGIMLSLIAFQILPKSYLIGGTWIEIIGVGLGVIFIILIENLLPHNINNPYIKSSIIIGISMAVHNIPEGLAIGSSFMSSKELGIYLSTAIFLHNIPGGIAISTPLKINKSSNKKIILSTILAGFPTGIGAFLGVCFGTISDSFIALCLAFAGGAMLYIVCDEFIPQGKTLHGGRVSTMGIIVGFLLGMMLP
- the rpiB gene encoding ribose 5-phosphate isomerase B, translated to MKIGIGSDHGGFELKEYLKEYLKKQNIEYIDYGTNSLESVDYPDFALKVAEGVVNGECNKGIVVCGTGIGVSISCNKVRGIRCALLSDTYSARMSAEHNNANVIALGGRVIGKDLAVEIVSAWLKSEFLGGRHERRINKISDIEAKYML
- the rho gene encoding transcription termination factor Rho, translating into MTQVDLKGKKILELREIAKNIGIKSPYKYKKEELENLIIQNTASDKIDEDKKNDNIEDKEEADIKKINKEDFPEKITEEIEKMNDVNLSEGILEVHVDGYGFLRSDNYLSGDNDIYVSPSQIRRFKLKTGDKILGITRPAKSGEKYKALLYVKSVNGLNPEKSVSRPDFDSLTPVYPTERIVLETASNELSMRMIDLLAPIGKGQRGMIVSPPKAGKTTLLKKIANAISINHPEIEIIVLLIDERPEEVTDMKRSVNGDVVYSTFDELPRHHAKVAEIVLERAKRLVEHGKDVVILLDSITRLARAYNLTIPATGRTLSGGLDPGALYIPKRFFGAARKLEEGGSLTILATALVETGSRMDDVIFEEFKGTGNMEIHLDRKLSEKRIFPAIDINKSGTRREELLLSQKELETIWGIRKALSNSPIQDVTETLIKDLIQTKSNEDFIDVIRNKMRI